The Arachis hypogaea cultivar Tifrunner chromosome 14, arahy.Tifrunner.gnm2.J5K5, whole genome shotgun sequence genome has a segment encoding these proteins:
- the LOC112741655 gene encoding ubiquitin-conjugating enzyme E2 32 translates to MAEKYNMKNPAVKRILQEVKEMQSNPSDDFTSLPLEENIFEWQFAIRGPRDTEFEGAVYHGRIQLPSEYPFKPPSFMLLTPNGRFETQTKICLSISNHHPEHWQPSWSVRTALVALIAFMPTNPNGALGSLDYKKEERRTLAIKSREAPPKFGTPERQKLIDEIHEYMLSKAPPVPQHSSIQLLEEEHSRDEEAESQANSHNPEALPAEEGIPDQAGDRIVEEEVVVDDNPQGVEPSTEIQSSVSRNQSPHNSGLRVQNLKPETRIQQKLDDHIFTLIAIGLAIAIVALLLKKFVKSSDHGPVFMDGS, encoded by the exons ATGGCGGAGAAGTACAACATGAAGAACCCCGCCGTCAAGCGCATTCTCCAAGAGGTCAAGGAGATGCAGTCCAATCCTTCCGATGATTTCACGAGTCTCCCTCTCGAG GAAAATATATTTGAATGGCAATTTGCAATTAGAGGGCCTCGTGATACTGAATTTGAGGGTGCTGTCTATCATGGACGGATCCAATTGCCTTCAGAGTATCCATTCAAACCACCTTCATTTATGTTATTGACG CCTAATGGTCGTTTCGAGACCCAAACAAAGATTTGCTTGAGCATATCAAATCATCACCCTGAGCATTGGCAACCATCATGGAGTG TAAGGACCGCTTTAGTTGCTCTGATTGCATTCATGCCTACCAACCCTAATGGTGCTTTGGGCTCGTTGGACTACAAGAAGGAAGAAAGGCGTACCTTGGCCATCAAATCTCGTGAAGCGCCTCCGAAATTTGGGACTCCTGAACGTCAAAAACTGATTGATGAG ATACACGAGTATATGCTAAGCAAGGCACCCCCTGTTCCTCAACATAGCTCCATACAACTACTTGAAGAAGAGCATTCCAGAGACGAGGAGGCTGAGTCCCAGGCAAATTCCCATAATCCTGAGGCTTTACCTGCTGAAGAGGGGATTCCAGATCAAGCAGGAGATAGAATTGTTGAAGAGGAGGTAGTTGTTGATGATAATCCTCAAGGAGTTGAACCTTCAACGGAGATCCAATCCAGTGTTTCAAGGAACCAGTCGCCCCATAATTCTGGTTTAAGGGTTCAAAATCTGAAGCCGGAGACTAGGATACAGCAAAAGCTTGATGATCATATTTTCACATTGATAGCCATTGGACTTGCCATTGCAATTGTGGCCCTTTTGCTGAAGAAGTTCGTTAAATCTTCCGATCATGGACCAGTTTTCATGGATGGGTCTTAG
- the LOC112741657 gene encoding uncharacterized protein, with the protein MAMERNVNGKGNREAATWDLRKTALFCLASRFCKLPESSAAGNQHWSCPESLLLLPWELVLEPLMELLCLVIFASCDIEERVASETNDAWCISTLNILKEASPLSLKVSLRSIREGRF; encoded by the exons ATGGCCATGGAGAGGAATGTGAATGGAAAAGGAAACAGGGAAGCTGCTACCTGGGATTTGAGGAAAACGGCTCTGTTCTGCCTCGCCTCTAGGTTCTGCAAGTTGCCGGAGTCCTCAGCCGCCGGGAACCAGCACTGGAGCTGCCCAGAATCACTACTGCTGCTGCCATGGGAGCTGGTATTGGAACCACTGATGGAGCTGCTGTGTTTAGTGATTTTCGCGAGTTGTGACATCGAG GAAAGAGTGGCAAGTGAAACAAATGATGCATGGTGCATTTCTACCCTAAATATACTTAAAGAAGCTTCGCCATTGAGCTTGAAGGTTTCCCTGAGATCA ATACGAGAGGGTAGATTTTAA